Within Scomber japonicus isolate fScoJap1 chromosome 18, fScoJap1.pri, whole genome shotgun sequence, the genomic segment atatagatagataagatagtggatagatagatataattattattactattactttgtattattttatttccatgtctgatttccagatagttccatgatatgtatacttactcttaacttctgacaactatttataaccaaactatttatatttattcatatttatatatttatactattgatttattttatttatatttatacatgtctgatttccagatatttctAACCTTATACTTACTAttaacctctgacaactatttgtaaccaaactatttatatttattcatagttatatatttatacgattgatttattttattttatttatatgttataCAACTGATTTATTTCGCGTATCGCGTTTTGAGTCTGGGGGCGTTTTTGCCAAGCGGAGTTGCCGTACATAACCGTTCAAGATGGCGGACGATCGCgaacgctactgcgcatgtcagactcacatcgggtagcgactcacatcgggtagcgaCAATGCGCCGTGCTCCCacgtccggcaaaaatagaagctgaccAGGGACACGAAAGTGTTGGGGGGTGGAAGGGATGTACCCCACGGAGGAGTGCTTAAGTGTGGGTACGgaggtgaggatggagggagaggttAGTGGAGGTCCATATGGGGACTGCTAGGGGAGGAGTCGCCCTCCTATCGCCCCCGTTGGAAGCGTGGTGCGTGGCCCGTCGCGTGGCGGGGGTTTCGCGGGCGGTGTCCCGGGTGGGGTGGGTTGGTTCTCGCAGATCTCCCCAGCTACGGCGCCCATTGGGCCCCGTTCACGCGGGGTCCCGGTGGGTCGCCTCAGCTGGGGCCTAGCAGCTGACTTAGAACTGGTGCGGACCAGGGGAATCCgactgtttaattaaaacaaagcatCGCGAAGGCCCACGTTGGGTGTTGACGCGATGTGAGAGGGAGATACTGGGGAAGACCAAGGTTCCATTACAGCACATTTGAcctcaaattaaaatacaaagtaaaagaagcctgataataaaaaaatattaataataaaaataatagctgAGTAGTTATTCAGTaaacaactattttttttatctaagCAGTTTCTTCACATTACACCTCAAATCTGAACATGCCATCGGATTGCTCATATAGGAAAACCtacaaaagcacatttaattcatgtttttaccttGTCTAGTCAAAAagatacactgaaaaaaatagaTTCCAGCCTGGCGGCAGCGGCCGTGTTGGTTTTCTTAATTTTGAGGccttttggggcatttttgagCTTTATATACAGCAGATTTGGATTCAACACCCCTTAATACCCCTAGAAATGTTGTGtattataaatattcacaaaatgccTTCGGGGTTGTGATTTTGTGAAAACTGACCCTGTCTATCACATCTGTCTTAGTCACAGCACATAGGAGTAAGAGCTAATGTAAAATTGTGCCCATAGTCACTTTACAGTtgtagtttttaattatttatgagTATTCATTCATATCTGTAATGTTTACATTAGTGTCAgctttgcattattattatagtgaAAATTACTGCAGTTTTGATACTAGTACTAACtaagtcatcagccaccactGCCATGGACCTTGCTGCAGCTCAGGCGTGATGTTCTTTGATTTAAAATCTCCTTAACACTCTCTAAGAGTCTAGGCACCAATGACTTTTGACAGCACTTACTCATCAATAACGtctaaaacattattttttacttcatcCACTTGTCTCTCCTGATGTAATGAAATACAGTTGTCactcattttaattaatgtgaTTAACGTGGTGATACTGTTATAATGCCATGATGGCAGTGAATGGGGAAGGATAATTTGTCCAAAAGTAACTGCCATGCACACCAACAACCACCAGGTGGCACATGTGAGCCATCCAAATtaagtgtgtgtctatgtgggGTAGTCAATGCATAATCAGAAATAAtggtttgtttgtctttctctctggaTTTAGGGGCACATCTGCTCTTCCACGGTTCATGTTTTATCCATCATCTGATCAGCAAAATAAGTGTGCAACTGTGTGCATATGTGGATATGTAGCCAAAGAGAACACCACTGAGAGTGACCTAAAATTTctggaacaaaaagaaaaaagtggaaTAAGTGGGACAAGGTTTAGAAGCTGAGGGCTGGAGGAGGGACAAGTAACTGGAAAAAATGGGGTGGAGCTCAGAGAgattgcaaaaacacacacatctggaaaGAGttgagaagagaggagagtaaAATTTTCCCAGCTGGAAAACTACATGAAGTCAATATAAAGTTGAGAATTAGGAAAGAAGACAAGTTCACTGGGGAACGGGGGTGAATGCGGTGGATTAGTGAGGAACAATAcagcagaagagaagaaaggaaatctTGCTGAAAAGCCTGGCTGATTCAGGAACAAATCTAAAGGAGatctaaaaaggaaaaaaagaaaagattaaaaccAGGAGGCAAGGAAGTTGGGAACTACGAAGAGGAGTGCAACAAAGACAAGATTTGAAAGAACTGAAACTCAAGTGTCAGGTAAAATCTGTTTAAATTTCAGTTGTAACTGCAGCAATACTAAATCTGGACATCGAAGTCCCACTTCAATTATATAGCATCATGATTCAGTTTTATCAATTATAAAACTCAGCATGTTTAAGtgaatacatatttaaacaaaataataattgaaCACAACATTGATATTTCATTAACATGTAAAAAAAGATTTCTCTAAACTTAATGTTTTGTACAATGTGGGGGAATGAAgctgagaaaaaatgttttggtgCATATGTGATGGAGCATTTTAGAATTAGAAATACATGCAAGATACATGAACCAAAATGTTATGATAACTTCAATAATGTTGAATACAGTGATACTAATGTAAGAATTCTGGTAAAGGAGGTCCAATGTGACCAGTTGATGTTAGGCCACTGTACTGTACACTCCATAGTGGCTGACAGAAACAGCACATAGTTTATATGGGGGCAACCCTGTCCCCTAGACATTATGttcaaatacaacaaaatttcaacacagacattttgttaaaaaaaatataacagaaatataatgctgctgctgtttttctcaaaataatgagaaaatgtttttcaattaaCATATTTGGCAAGTTGCAGAAATGTTGATACTGGATGTGTGGGCTGCATGTTCAGAGACTCTTGGTATGAGACAAAATAATGTCTACCCTGTGACTTCACAGCTATTTGAACATTTGACAGTTGAACATTTGACAGTCTTTTGTGACACTCAGCATAACTGGGGAAACAGTTTAGTATGAATCAATGTCTAGGAGACATGGGCCAGAGGCAATGATGTCACAAAAGGACACAAACAAAgctattatacatttttacttGTATACAGTGAGTACAATATCCATAAAGTAAAATGTTATCATAGATACACACAGTATCAGAAGTAGTCAAATCTGCCTTTATATGAGATATTGCTGTTTACAATACATACTTGAAGTCTTAAACCACACAAATAACATTGCTGGAATTGTATCCTGATGCTTACTATATCACCACACTTTCAGTCTCATCTCTGACTAACACATGTAAAAATCAAAGAGTGGTCATGCTTTTACTTACAAGTTACTGTGTTCTCAAAACTGTATGGACCACTGATGAGGAGTAGAActcaaatacattaaaacatattatgagagggttttttttttttttacaatttacaCAAGCTTTGGAAACcataatggaaataattataatttccAAAGTCATGAATTGATGATACCAGGGCACCTATGCTTTGATTCCCTCAGACTCTGGTAAAAGACCTGTGCCCTGAACTCTCTTCTGAGTCACAGGTTTACTGTGGTCATGGGAAATGCCTTCAGCAGTATAATTAGGTCTgctggggaggggagggagcttccttcctgtcagcagactgacttcctgtgtggGGTTAGCCCGCAATGTTCGGGAAAACTCATTTGGAGACAAATCAGAACATGCTTgcgtacacacaaacatgaacacacataaagtgtgaaaagagaaaatgtatgtctgcatgtgttAAATGTTCACATCTCTTGTGAAACCATAGTTAAGTGAACATTGACATTAAAAGATTTagttgctgtaattattcctcttGTCAATACTGAGTATAAAATGACTATTTCCTAatatttttatgtcattttatttttatgtaagaAATTtggaacaaaatccacagcaATCAAAAAGACATCCTCAAGTTGACTATGGATAAATGAATTGTATATGTTCACgttatttttttctgtagatCTGTATAAGCAAAAGAACAGAAGGTATTATATATTCTTCCAACTGAGAGAATTTGTCAAACTTttagtattgtattttattatgtcTGCAGACAAAGTCAAGATATTTTACATTCAGTCACCATAGTAACTCACATAagactaaaacaaaaaacactggaTATTTTGCATCTTCCAGCCAATAAAATATAGTTACTGGTAACATGAAGCATACAACATACTTCTACTGCCTCTctgtttccctctttcttttgcAGGATGTCAGTGTCTCGGAAGTGTTTGTGCTGTGTCAAATATTTGATGTTTGTCTTTAACCTCATCTTCTGGGTCAGTATTTGCACAAGTCTGGCATTCAGTTACATTTCAAAGAAATTAAATTGAGAAAATTGGTTAAATTGATTCCTTTATAGCCTCTACCAATTTAGCATTTCTCAAATAAAAGAGTTGTAGCGAATGATGTTAGAATATGCCTCTTAAGTGATTTAACATTGAGATCTACAGCCATGTCAGTTTAATGTCACTGTCACATAACTGATTTGCAATTTGCTGCCATAACTTTCAGGACATTGCACTGTGATGAATGCTACATTTCCACACTGGTTTGACATTACATTTCCTAAAAGCTAGGAGGATGCGGTTTGTTTGGTGTTGGAGTGTGGCTGTCCTTCACGCAGGCAGAgatttcctctcttcccctttcGTTCCCATCCCTCTCAGCTGCCAATCTTCTGCTAGTTGCTGGTGGAATTACCATGGTAACTGGCTTCCTGGGTTGTCTTGGAGCCCTTAAGGAGCAGCGCTGTCTATTGTTCATGGTGAGAGATCCACATAACAGATTGCAGATATTCCTTTTTTAAGTCACGTTTTATGGgcattttatgcatttatgtCAAAGCCAACAGTAGTGAGATAAAGGGAAATAATGGGAACGAGAGATCAACAAAAATACTCAGGCTAAAATGAAGCTCACAGTTCATGTCCCCTTTGCCTTTGCAGATATTCTAATGCAATTACAGCCCAGAGTGTATAATCTACATAGCTTGCTCTTGTATACATTATGATGTCAGTCTCCAACTGCTCTTCTCTACTCTGCAGTTCTTTGTGATCCTTTTGCTCCTGGTACTGACAGAAGTGACTCTAGTTTTGGTTATACACATCTTCCATGATAAGGTGAGCTTATCATCCACAATGTTCAAAATGACAAAGTCTACAACAGTGCATATATTAATGAGACATTAACTTAATGTTCTCATTCAAGAATTTTAGACTTTCAGACCTCTATCatacattcatatacagtagCACATGAGtggtatatatctatatacagtAGTTATACAGACGGACTAATTAAACTGGGGTGTGGCAGTAAAATATGTGTGatgatgcttgtgtgtgtcagctggcaaaccaaaccaaaatgcTTGATTAGGCATTTGAAACAAAACCATTTTCAAGACATTGGGCTTTGGGAaaattttcagttttcagacattttacagGCTAACTTATTATTAAGTTGAGCAGATGAATGTCTGAAAAATTGATGATAAAGTGATAATTGTTGGGCTCCAGCCAATAGATGGATGGCTTATATGagtgtctttctttcctttggtCAGCTGGATTCCAAAGCACAAGATGAattaaaggaaggaatgaatgttTACACATCTAAACCTGGACTTAAACAATCCTGGGACAATGTCCAGAAAATGGTAAGCACAAATCATGGCTGCTTATAAGTCATGAATAAAGGAAAGATTGTGTGTTAATAAAGGATATACAAATTATGTCACTTTAGGCACAAGTTGTCACAAACTCAAACGGTCAGTATGTTTCAAATGAAGTGCTAAACATTAGCTATCCTCAGGTCTTGTTTATTGTAAGGTTACTTCATCACTGCTGAGTTACATATACAAGGTATATACAGCGTACTGTACATTTTAATGTCTACAAACATCTGACTGCCCTGTGTGATGCTGCACATATCATTcatgtagttgtttttttaatactgcaaGCTCTTTATTAGTTTTCCTTCATCACAGCAGTTACAACATCTAACATCCATCCACTGGTTTGTTTGGCTGCTTTGTGTTAGTGAAAGTATTGATATCACTGTGTACCTTCTGTCCCTGAGTCTGCTTCTCAGTACTGTCTGGTCAACTATGTATACATGAGTTTTGAATGTGAGTGATATTACTCTAATTGTTTTATCTTAATCTCTCTTCTCATAGTTCAAATGCTGCGGAGTAACAAACAAAGCAGACTGGTATGGTGTGCTGAATGGAACACTGCCCTCATCTTGCTGCTCTGTTGAAACAGACCAATGTGTTGATGGCTGGAGTGAGGTTAGTTTATGGGATTTTGGAACATAGAGAGGCAAAATTTCAACAATCAAAGTTATTTTGACTTTTGATTGATCCTTCCAATTTGTACCAGATACATGAGTGTGTCTGGATACCTATACAAATGATGATTCCAACAATGTAGTGATGTTTGAGGCAGTAATTGCACACTGTGGGCCTGATTTACTCATAACCCAAATAaaggtactaaattgcgtgtgcagtgcaacagattgcacataaccctaaccctaaccctaaccctttgcgggtgatctactaagaataactaaGCAATTGACAATAAGTGCATACAACAATATTTAAATGAGGACTTTGTAGCTAAATGGAGAGTTAGGAGGGGCAGAAAGCCTgtaagcgcaaaatgaaatttgatcccatggaattagaggttctagtggaagaggttaaacATGTTGAGTTACATAAAGAAAGACCAGGAAAAACTCTGTATAGGAGAgcatttgtgacaaagtcaatgctgttagtaaaaccaaacatattctactccgtctcctcctctccacagtaataGCAGTCATCttaatacctgtccttcaaaggttttatttatagacacagttaccaTCACAAAAATTacctaaataacatatttgcattttctcctccctgtattttgcacactggggttgaaacaccttatattgcatattgattatggcaaacgtactaaaagGACAGCAcgtattatcttgcacatttgaaagacacaAGTCTCAGTGCACCGCGTTAGAGGATCAGCTTGCACTTTTTTTATCggtttgcacacatttttacacatgcaaacctttagtaaatcaggtcATATGTGATTGTGACTCAGTTGTTCAGACTAATTTTGCcaataataatgttataatgcAATGGATTAACTCAAACAAGGAACAAGTCTTTGCAGGTTGATTTTTATACTGTGCTGAAATGCATGAAATCCAAACAGATCCTGGAAAATGGCTAGTAGACAATGTAAACCATGTGATTTAGTAAATGCACTAAAATATGCAAAGACACTGGGTCATTTCAGTACTTTATACTCCCACAAGTACTATACACATAGCTGTGCAAAAAAATGGCAAGTCATAGAGTGAGACATTCTCCACATTCTTCATGTATGAAGGATACACACTCACCCATGTGGAAAGGATTCATGTTTGAGAATTAGGCAGCTTGGAACCATCTTGCATGCAACTTTGTAATGAACCCTCTGCATTTTGGTCAAACTTGATGGTAAGAAGCTTCTGAGAAGGTATACCTCAGTGGATCTGTTTATTTGTTGCTTATGGAATTATGTGACAGTATCATGCAAATGCCTGTGGTTGCCACTTACAGCTTGATGAGATTGTGGGGTCCCACAGTGGGTTAACCCACCATCCCATATTGATGGCTAAGATCATTCTTCACATAACTTGTTTTAATACTTCATCCTTACAACTTCTTCTACCTTCCCTGGTGTacttcctctgtttctcctGAGCACactctgtctttgtttgtgttctGCAGCCATGTTACCAGAAGGCCAGACAGTGGCTGCTAGATAACATCTCCTCAGTGctggtgtttggtgtgtgtattgGTGTTGTGCAGGTAATTATCTCCAACATTTATAATTTCTTTGATCCATATGATGCATCTCTGACCTTAGTCATGATTTCTCTCCTGTTAGGTTGAAAACACCTCAAGCCCAGCAGACATTGACAAAAATGCATTGTTATTAAGCTTGAAACATTTGCACTACCTTCAAATTCATTACATTATAGGTAATCTATAGTCTGTCTAGAGTGGTGTGTGCCATAATTCACagttaaaaaacatattaatacgTACACATCCAGACTGTTAGCAGCGGGAGATGCACTCAAAtacattatgtattattattattatataaaaaattgatgatggtgataaaaGCTTTACACAGGACTTTTAAAGAATGTTGTATTCAATatggttttgtgtgtttaacccttacacactgttcacagtcaaatttgattaatttttcacctttaagagctgtaaaaacactgtatacacatttcttttattgtagctggacttttcc encodes:
- the tspan4b gene encoding tetraspanin-4; this translates as MSVSRKCLCCVKYLMFVFNLIFWLGGCGLFGVGVWLSFTQAEISSLPLSFPSLSAANLLLVAGGITMVTGFLGCLGALKEQRCLLFMFFVILLLLVLTEVTLVLVIHIFHDKLDSKAQDELKEGMNVYTSKPGLKQSWDNVQKMFKCCGVTNKADWYGVLNGTLPSSCCSVETDQCVDGWSEPCYQKARQWLLDNISSVLVFGVCIGVVQILALVFSMLMYCQILCAEKYLD